The window TTGTTAACGCCCCAGCCTCGGTCGTTTTCGTGCAGCTTTCGtccatcctcctcctggtcctcttcttcatcatcatcaaggtcaacatcatcgtcgGAAGATACCACAATATCGGCCTTCTTCGCCTTTCGAGCCTGTCGAGCCGAGTAAGCCTGATCGTCTTCGTACGCATCTTCCTGATCTTGCTCGTGTTGTGACTCGGAttcttcatcctcgtcagAGGGGGCCTCAGCAACGCCCAAGACTTCGCGATTGTTAAGGCCAACGTCCATGTCATCGTCCGAGGCACCAGCGGCACGATCGTAACCGTCTAAGAGAATCTGATCGCGGCTAGCCTCAAAAAGATCTTCGTCATCCTTGGGAATGTCATCGTAGCCAGCGGAGCGGCTCAGCGAGCCTGAGGCatcaccgccgccgctgcttcGGCGGCCCTTTGCGCCTCGACGTCCGGCCATGCTGTAAAGTTGCCAAACAAGGTTGAGATGGTGATGGAGAAAGCAATGCAAAGCGTAAAATGGTCGGCGAGTTTGACTTCGCAATTAGCGGTTGTGATATTTTCGTGTCGGCGGACCCTTTTCCTTCGCCGCAGagagagcagctcaagattTCAGTAGAGagcgttgcagcagctgcagggCAAGAAAAAAAATAGTAAGGTGTCAGCATTAGTCATTCGCAAAGTGGAGTTGCACATTCAATAcattttcgtgattcttggCCTGGaggttttttttttggtggCCGTGATGCAGCTACGGGCAGCcagaattcgtgaatctgaaCCGAAAACCATTGGAaaagaatcacgaatgttgaGCAAGTCAGGGTCTTGCTGCCCAGAAATTTTTGTGCTGGAGAGGCTGTCGAGATGCAATCAGGTGGGTCAAAGGTGCAAACCACAGCAATATGATGGCTCGATCCCAGGATCCCCTTCTGGCCTTCCTTTCTTCCTTCCTCGTTCACACAGTCATCCCAACGCCTTCTCCTCCGCTCCCTTGCCGTGCTGCTTTGCGGGGTACAATCAAAACCGGTGACGTACAATCATGCCTACCACGAGGACAGGTCGACagagctcgccgagcaagGACCACGAAAGTCCTTCCAAGGTGCGTGTACAGCCCATGCGTGGAGCTCGTCTACGGAGTGCTTCGCCTTTCTTTGATGGCGCAAGTACATCGACAAGTGCCGCCGTATCACAGCAGTCCTCCCATTCCTCGTCACCGGCCAAGGCCTCACCATCCAAGTCCCCTCGGGTCTCTCCCAGAAAGAAAGCGGCTGCCacatctgcatcgcttcAGCCCCCGGTgagacgctcgactcgctcacgCTCGCGTTCTGTCGATCCGGAACGTTTGTATGCCATCGAAGAGGCTTCCACTGCCGTCACGACACGCGTTGACTCCGAGGCGCCCGACTCGGAGGCTGAAGTGGCGCGGTCGAGTGTCATTCGATTGGATCGTGCAAGCTCTACCCATGACCAGGAAAAGGCCAGTCCCAGTCTTGCATCTATATCCGAAGAATCAGCTGCAACGCCTCTCTCAAAGGCAGAGAACGGCGCCAAGACGAGCTCCGCAAGTGACATGTTAGACGGCTACTCGGACTCGAGCTTCGATTCAGATTCGGATGACAGCTCAAGTTCCAATTCGGACGGTTCGAGCTCAGCGTCATCAtccgatgacgagcaggaAGATGGTTCCGTAGCCACATTGGACGAGCTTCTCAAAGCATCACAACAAGCTTACAAGAGTCGGGCTCCTGCGCCTACCACTCAAAGTCAGTTCGAGGACAATCAGGACCTCATTTCATTCAATGCTGGCGCAGACCATGCTCGAGACCTCCAGCGCTCCGGCAAGGCGATGCCTCTTGTTGTCAGAGCCAAGCATCAGATAGCCAAATTGCAAGGAAAATCTGGTAAGCAGCCCAGCTCTTTCAAAGACAAGCTTGACGAACAGATTCAGGCTCTCGACCAAGGAAAGCTCGTAACAGACAAGAAAAAGTCTAAGCATGCTCGCACTGTTCAGACCTCGACAGGTTCCAGCTGGTTCGACATGCCTGAGTTTGGCGCCTCGTCATCACGTCTAGCTGCGCTCAGGAAGCAGTCGGCAGCTGACAGTGGTCACTCGAAAGTCACGGGTGGTGATGCGCGACTCGCCTCtgccgagcagcttcgTCGTGAGGTGCAGGCGCTTCGACTGCGAAACGCACTCGACCCCAAACGATTCTACCGTGCCTCAGCCAAGAACCAGGCCATGCCTAAATTTGCACAGCTAGGCAAGATCATCGCCTCGCCGCTTGAACCCAAGGCGGTCTTGTCTCGTCAGGAGAGGGGACGCACTGTTGTCGAGGAGCTCATCCGCGACGCTGAAGCTGCTTCGTACGCCAAGCGCAAATTCGCCGAGTCACAAGCCAGCCACCGCTCCAACTATAATGGCCGTTCCAAACCTCCTaccaagaagaagcgaaCATGAAATTTCTGCCAACGTATCCCTTGTTCCGTATCAGACTTGCTATTTTGCACGATACCCTCCTGACGACAACGACCACTACACCACCGACAATAACAACCACCCCTGCACCTCTTCCGCATCTCGTAGCACACTCGTCCCAGCATGCACAAGCTTCCAGTCCTCCCGACTACGTTTTTTCTCCGACATACCTCTTACTCCCTGCAATGTCATATTCGAACTACTGCAAAGCTTTCTACTCTATTTCGACTTTGTCTCAGCTCGTTCCTGGGTCGTTGATCGGTAATCGGACGCGTTGAGCTCCCGATTTCTGCTCTTTCCGATAGGCAAGCGAAGATGAGTCTGGTCAGATCCCGCTCAGACGCCCACAAGCAAGCGGAGAAAGCGAGCCGACTCGAAAATCAAATTTTTTTCACGAAACTGGTCCTCTAGAAAATTGGAATTTCGAGATTTTCCTCTGCATCCTGCCTCAAGCTCAATAGCCCGGATTCAGGTCAACTCACTCGTCAAGTCTCTGCACACACGCTGCGATTCTCGCCAGACTCAGAAACGAGCAATGCGCAAAGGTCCCCGACACGTTAGCGCCCCTGCAGACTTAAGGAAGATGTGTtcgcagctcagctcggcgaAGACAATTTCGCAGCATTTTCTCTCATAgcctctctctctgcctTGCCTCTGTGCGAGAAGCTTTCGCGTTCCCTCGCGAGACACGCACAGTCGCCCAAGGACGAGCGTTTCGCTGCCTCGTTTACTGCCCTTCTGTTGATTTCCTCTTTTCCCCCCAATTCGAATTCTCCTGCCAAAACGCGTCGAGCCCTACCATCAGCTCTGCCCAGCGTGCGCTCATATTTGTTCACACTCCTCTTACCATATCGCCCTCGATCCTTGTGTCGCTCTTGCGTGCGTCCTTTTCTCCTTCCATCCTATTCTTTGAGCGATTCGACTGAAGGGTATCCCCTACAAAATCGTCGCTTGCGATTTTCTATCTCCTCATACATCTTTCTGTTTCCTCCTCGTCTCTCGCCGTCCTTTTCCGCTTTTCAACTCTCGCTCTCATCCCATTTTCATCCCTTTCGTTTGCGATAGCTGCTTTCCTCGAGCTGTCCAATCAACTGCTTTGGGGCGCCTCTTGCATCCTTGCATCCATCCAACTCCACACCTCCCTCCTTCCATCCCACCTCGCCCTCTTCGCTTATCCCCCTCCGTCCTTGTCGGGTCCCTTGATTGGAGCACCTGATTTTCTCCCTCCACGCCTCTTCCGTCACGATCATCTTCACACGCAAGCCTGGTGTCGTCTGCCTTTGTCGTTCGTCACGACACCGTCGCCGCTACCGCCGTCGACTTGCCTTCGAAGTGGTCAGATTTCCATTTGTGCAGCTATTTTGTTGTTCCTTGTACACTAGTCATATCCTTCCCAAAATCGCCTTGCGCCGTCTAATTTCCTTTTATCCTAACTCTCGTCGACGTTCTCAAGCGTATTCAttgtcatcatcatcggcatcgataACCGATATTGACCTCGACACCAATATCCAGATTCGACACTACCCCCCCTAAGACCCGGAGCGGATTCTGCACATTCCTTCCTCCCGAATTTGTCTACACCGACCATCGTAGCTACATTTTTCccgtcgccatcgtcgttcACCGCACCAGCTCAATTGATTTGGATGGGCGCGACGGCATCAATCTAGCTCGTCACCAACCGGCatggcgagaagcgcagCTCCTGTCCCTGCTGCGACTACGTCCAGCAGAGTCAGGAACAAAAAGCTTTCATACAGGCAGAAGCGTGAGTGCCTCCCCTTTCCACTTTGCCTATCATTTATACCTTACCACTGGCCCCTTAAACACGTTCGTTGAACTGACCATTTTCTCCCCATTTTGAATTTTCTGTTTTCTGCCCTTCTGCTGTCactcctcctcttccatATTCAAATCGACACTCCCACGCGATAATTGACCCCTCGTCGCCATTTAAATTCCCCCTCGTCACGATCCGTCATTTTTCATATTGTACCAACCTGATGGTATCAACGAACCGTTCAACCGTTCTCTAACCAATTCTGTTCAAATTTCTACCGTTGTTTCGACACAACACTTGCATCATTGTCCACACATGTCGCACCAACTTGTCTTCTCCTCGTCACCACCAAAaacaccatcaccaccaccaccaccaccaccaccaccatcatcatcatcatcatcatcaacaacaacatcgTCGCTTGAACATTTTTGCTACACTCTTCACTGTCGTTCCGGGATCGCATCGCGTCAGTATGCGTTCAACGTGGCTCGCATTTGCTCAACGCCGCCACTTCGGTGGTGGCGGGGCCAGAGCCCGAGTTCGAAGGCCAGGAACATACCCAGGATTCTAACTTGGGTGTTGACGCCAACGAAATCTCGGAGCACCATTTGCAGGCGGCCTTGTCCTCAAACCAGCTCGCGACCGCAGAAGGAAACTCCACGACAGAGACGACCAAGGCGGCATACAGCATTCCCGTTCCCGATGCGCACGGCACGCTTTCCAATACCGAGTTTTCAAAGCTGTACCCATCAGGAGTTTACTCGGATCCGGTGACGTACATTCGTTGGTCTGACACGGTAGAAGATTGCATCAAAGGTCCCAGCTACAACATGGACGAAGATGACCAGGATTGGCTCGAGACCCGCAATGCAAAGGCACAAGAGGCGCTTACAACGGCGATTCGTAATACCAAAACGGGACCGCTGGCCGGAAGCGCcggcaaaggcaaggcaAAGGAGAAGTTGCGCGAGGAGGcgatcgagaagctcgtcgccgaGAATCAGGGCAGCTACCGCCTGCTTTCAGAGGAACAGTTCGAGATGATCATGACCGTCTTCGAACAGGTCACCTCCGAACAGGTGCCTTttctccacctcgacgtGACCAAGATCCCGACCTGCGAAGAGCTCCTCTCCTACTTCGAAccgtcgtcgagcatctctGCACTCGCGCAACCCGACTTGCCTCCGCTGAGCTGGGAAAAGACGGTCAGCGCTAGCCTTGGCTCCTCTTCGCAAGCTCGCCGGCCGCCTGTTGCTGGCGCCGCTTCCTCCGGCTCGTCTTCCATCCCAACCACTTCCACTGAGTGGTCACCCCGCAATCCATACAAGAATCTGACCGATCTCAAGAACCTCGCAACGGTCGTCTACCCACACTGGAAGAGCCGCCGCGAAGAGCGAGAAGGTCGTGCGGTCACACCCTACCTCAACTTTGACGAGACCAACGACAATGATCCCTACGTTTGCTTCCGTCGACGTGAAGTCAAGCAGATTCGCAAGACTCGAAAGACCGACGCTCTCCACATCGAAAAGATGATTCGACTCCGTGCCGAACTTGAGCATGCAGTAGCTTTGACCGAGCTCGTGGCGCAGCGTGAAAAGACGAAGCGCGCCTCATTACGGCAACGTCGCGAATGTTGGGAGAACGTCAAGGACCTCATGGATATTAAACGGCAGTGGGGCATTGTTGGCCCGCAGCAGGGCttggaggacgaggagctcaTCTCGGGCGAGCGCAGAGACCCGACACAAGCTTCGTCAGGGCCGGTCAaaaagaagcgcaaggtcgaagaagctgcaACGACTATCAAGCTGGCTGGGCGCAAGTCGCGAGGTGGCGAGGCCGATGGCACCTCTGGAGGCgcggcagctgccgctgcgGGTGGCGTCTCAGGTATGGGGTCTGCCATTCTCGAGCGTGTCCATGCTGTGCAGGCGTACATCGAGCGCGAATGCTTGCGCAAAGCTGACTCAGATCTGGGTTGGGAGGAGGGAAGCGACGCTGCCTTTCAGCCAATACCGGCCCCTGCGCCGCTGCGAGCCTTCCGCCCCATTCACGCCGAGTCATCCGATGAACCGCTACCCTTTTCGCCTCTCGCCACAAGAGCGGGCCGACCGCCATCGTTCCGTAGGCGCGTCGGCCGTGGTGGTCGTGTCTTTTTGGACCGTCGCCTCCCCGTCCCGAGTCCTGTGCCCACGAGCCTCAGTGACTGGCCTCGCCTTGGCCGAACCAAGACAGATCTGCCAAGCGTCGAAGCGCGCGATCTTCGCAGCACGCAACCAGCCTACTCATCGGCGCCAATCTCCTCTACACTTCCAGACCTTGGTCTCGCCAATCCTCCTCCGTCCAACCGGAAGGCGTTGACAGGGCCTTTTGCTTTCTCACCCGACCTCCGCCCTCAGCTACTTGCTTCCACAACGCATCCTGCTGTGCAGTCGATCCTCAACCAAGGCAATGACGCCTTTTGTGGGCCCTTTGCGCGCAGTGGTCCTTTGGCCGCGGCGTCATCGACCAACTCGCTCGAGGAAATATCGGGCTCGCAGCACTCTGACGCCTCCAGCACATCTTCGGACTCGAGCGATCGTTCGCGTCTCAGTGGCACCTCGGTCGGTGTCGTTAGTACCCAAGCCACCGAGGTTGGTGACATCGACATGCTGGGATTGGAAGAGAGTCACGACAAGCGTGAAACGGAGCAGCAAGGCGATGCATTGGACAGCGATGGCTCTGACGACACACTCGACCCGGAGCGTGAGCTTCAGCTCTGGACACGGCTGGAAGAGCAGTGGCGATACGACGATGAGTTGGGTCGTTTCGCCGGCCTCGGTCTCACTGCCCTGGGAGGCAtggaagatgatgatgaggcTGTGCTGGACGACTTTGACCAGAAGTTCATGCGCTACAGGATGACTCTGCTTGAAGAAGCCGATTTGTTAAAGCTGTCGACGGACCTAACTAACCTgcaacaagcgcaagcggCTGCCGAAGCGCCGGCTCCAAAGCCAGCCGGCTACGTGGAGCAGCCGGCCAcatcttcgtcatcgtctgcTGCGAACACATCTGCTAAGGCCTCGGGGGCACCCGCCGCAGTAGCTGCAACTGCCACGCTGCCAGGCATTCCGAGTGCTGCAAACCTGCCCCtgccatcagcagcacgaACTGCTGCGGCGACAGGTGGCGGTGGCTCGCAAAGCGCGCTTCAGGCgcaacagctgcaagcgcagcagcagcaacttCAGATGGCGATAttgcagcaacagcaacagcaacagcaacagcaacagcagcagcaacagcagcaagccgccgccgccgcccaGGCTCAAGCACAGGCGCAAGCGGCTGCTCAGACccaagcgcagcaagctgcaattctgcagcaacaacaaaaTCAGCAACATCAAAAACAACAACAACTGCAACAACAGAATCAAGCGCTGTCGCAGACACAGGCACCGCAAccgcagacgcagcaggTTTctgggcagcagcagctgccacaGCCCTTTTGTGGCCAGATCATGTCTCTTTCACACAGCAACAATCAGCAGGCACAGCTGGCCGCCTTTgccgcagcgcagcagcaattgcaggctgctcaacaagcagcagctcagcagcagcagcaacagcagcaacaacaacaacagcagcaacagcaacaacagcagcaaaggcgTATGAGTGGTGTGAGTCAACAGcagcctcagcagcagcagatcggCTTGCCCGTGCaaatgcagatgcagatgccCATTCAAATGCAGATGCAgttgcagatgcagatggctgccgctgcagccCAAGGCCAGACTCACCTGCTGGGCCAGTCAATGCCGTTCGACGCCACTTCGATCCAGGCAcagatgcagcaggcgcagcagcacttgGCGAGGTCGATGCCGCAGCAAAACATGTCGCTCTCTTCGCCCATGCAGGCTGCTGCATTCACTGTGCCCAACGGCGCTGCGCCGTTCGGCATGAACCTGAGTCTCAACATGAATGGGAATGCCGGCAGTCCGCCGATGCAACACGCAAGGGTAAGCTCTCAACCTCAGCAGCAAATCGCACGAACCTCAGCATCTCCTGTTTCGACAGCGGCTAACGGACAAAACACAGTTCGAACCAATCCCTCACCCGTGATGCAACCAGGTCTGATTATGCCTCAGCAACAGGCCCAGCAGGTcccacagcagcagcacaatCAGACCGGAGCCCTCAACCTTAACTTGAGCCTTGCGGCCGCGCAGATGAAGAGCGGAACCGCAGCTCTGCAGCAGTTCCAAGCgctgcaacagcaggcTCAGATGATGCAAGGGCAACAGGGCAACGCCACCTCTGCTCAGCTGATGGCCATGAAGGCAGCGCTGGCTCAGAATGCGAATCTGAACCTGCGACTGCCTCCCAACCGAGCTCTGCAGATTGCTCAGCAggctgctcaagctgcgtTCGgcgcacagcagcagcaacaacaacaacaacagcaacaacaacaacagcagcagcagcagcagcaacaacaccagcaacagcagatgAGTGGCAATGCGTCGAACCAGGGGTCGCCTGCCATGTCTCGCGCATCGACCGCCGGGTCTCCACGATTCGCTGCCAACGGCATCGCTGGTGCGATGGCTGGCAGTTCGCCAGCACAGAATGGCACTTCGGCTACCACGAATGCAACCAACTCGCCGTCGCCACAGATCTCAGCTGCTAGTCGAGCCGCCATCGCGGCTGCGACTaacgc of the Mycosarcoma maydis chromosome 2, whole genome shotgun sequence genome contains:
- a CDS encoding uncharacterized protein (related to EPL1 - Component of histone H4/H2A acetyltransferase complex); the protein is MARSAAPVPAATTSSRVRNKKLSYRQKLCVQRGSHLLNAATSVVAGPEPEFEGQEHTQDSNLGVDANEISEHHLQAALSSNQLATAEGNSTTETTKAAYSIPVPDAHGTLSNTEFSKLYPSGVYSDPVTYIRWSDTVEDCIKGPSYNMDEDDQDWLETRNAKAQEALTTAIRNTKTGPLAGSAGKGKAKEKLREEAIEKLVAENQGSYRLLSEEQFEMIMTVFEQVTSEQVPFLHLDVTKIPTCEELLSYFEPSSSISALAQPDLPPLSWEKTVSASLGSSSQARRPPVAGAASSGSSSIPTTSTEWSPRNPYKNLTDLKNLATVVYPHWKSRREEREGRAVTPYLNFDETNDNDPYVCFRRREVKQIRKTRKTDALHIEKMIRLRAELEHAVALTELVAQREKTKRASLRQRRECWENVKDLMDIKRQWGIVGPQQGLEDEELISGERRDPTQASSGPVKKKRKVEEAATTIKLAGRKSRGGEADGTSGGAAAAAAGGVSGMGSAILERVHAVQAYIERECLRKADSDLGWEEGSDAAFQPIPAPAPLRAFRPIHAESSDEPLPFSPLATRAGRPPSFRRRVGRGGRVFLDRRLPVPSPVPTSLSDWPRLGRTKTDLPSVEARDLRSTQPAYSSAPISSTLPDLGLANPPPSNRKALTGPFAFSPDLRPQLLASTTHPAVQSILNQGNDAFCGPFARSGPLAAASSTNSLEEISGSQHSDASSTSSDSSDRSRLSGTSVGVVSTQATEVGDIDMLGLEESHDKRETEQQGDALDSDGSDDTLDPERELQLWTRLEEQWRYDDELGRFAGLGLTALGGMEDDDEAVLDDFDQKFMRYRMTLLEEADLLKLSTDLTNLQQAQAAAEAPAPKPAGYVEQPATSSSSSAANTSAKASGAPAAVAATATLPGIPSAANLPLPSAARTAAATGGGGSQSALQAQQLQAQQQQLQMAILQQQQQQQQQQQQQQQQQAAAAAQAQAQAQAAAQTQAQQAAILQQQQNQQHQKQQQLQQQNQALSQTQAPQPQTQQVSGQQQLPQPFCGQIMSLSHSNNQQAQLAAFAAAQQQLQAAQQAAAQQQQQQQQQQQQQQQQQQQQRRMSGVSQQQPQQQQIGLPVQMQMQMPIQMQMQLQMQMAAAAAQGQTHLLGQSMPFDATSIQAQMQQAQQHLARSMPQQNMSLSSPMQAAAFTVPNGAAPFGMNLSLNMNGNAGSPPMQHARVSSQPQQQIARTSASPVSTAANGQNTVRTNPSPVMQPGLIMPQQQAQQVPQQQHNQTGALNLNLSLAAAQMKSGTAALQQFQALQQQAQMMQGQQGNATSAQLMAMKAALAQNANLNLRLPPNRALQIAQQAAQAAFGAQQQQQQQQQQQQQQQQQQQQQHQQQQMSGNASNQGSPAMSRASTAGSPRFAANGIAGAMAGSSPAQNGTSATTNATNSPSPQISAASRAAIAAATNAANAKMMAAQSPVSYHASPVQANLNLHAVQQQQLKNAAAAAAVAGGAAAGSPHLATRGSPQTQQG